The DNA segment GTTTTACGTCAACTTTCGACATGTGACAGAACATGCTGATCAGGCCCTGGCCGTGATCGACGAATACCGTCCTGCCGTTGAAGAAGTAGTCGCCGATCAGGATCACCTTGCCCGCAGCCGGAGCCTTGATCGGCGTGCCGGCGCCCACGGCGAAGTCCAGTCCGGAGTGCGGGTTGCGCTCCTCTCCATTGAAGAAGCGGCGCAGGCCGAAGGGGCTCGAGAGCGGACCGTTCACCGGCTTGTCGAACAGCAGGTTGCTTGGTGTGCCGGGGCTGAAGCGGCGGTAGGCAGCGGTTTGCTCGGCCAGTTCGCGGTCGATGCGCTTGAGGTCTTCGGGCAGCGGGTTCACCTGGCGGGTGTTGGCCAGCTTGATGCGCTGCTCACGGTAGGTGCGCGGACCGACGCTGAAAGCCAGCTTGCGTCCGTCATTTACCTCGATCTGCTGTTTGCCGGCCTTGGCGCCCAGTGGAATGCCGACTATGGCGATCCAGTCGCGGCCGTCCTCCTTGACCACCAGCACGGGCTTGCCCTGATAGCGCGCCGTGGGTGCTTCGGCGCCGTTGCCAAGTTGGACCACCGCCACGCCGCCCGGTACCGGCTTGTTCAACAGACGGGTGATGAAGCCTTCGGCATGGGCGGGGAGGGCGAGGCAGAAGAGCAGGGCGGCAAACAGGCGCATGGTCAGTCCAGCAGGGAGAGGTTTACGGGGGTGAGGTGGTTGTCCTCGACGCGCACGTCCAGTTCACCCTCACCGAGTCGTGCCTTGAGGCGCTGGCCGGGGCGGGTCTGGCTGGCGGAGCGGACGGCTTGGCCGCGTTCGTCGAGCAGGATGCTGTAGCCGCGTCCGAGGGTGGCCAGGGGGCTGACCACGTGCAGGGTCTGGGCCAGCGCGTCAAGGCGCTGGCGACGGTCCTTGAGGGCGTCGCGGGCGGCGCGGCGCAGGCGATCGGCCAGGCTGTCGAGCTTTTGCCGCAGCAGGGCCAGAGTGCGGCCGGGGTGTTGCGCGGCCAGGCGGGTGTCC comes from the Pseudomonas sp. TCU-HL1 genome and includes:
- a CDS encoding peptidoglycan DD-metalloendopeptidase family protein; its protein translation is MRLFAALLFCLALPAHAEGFITRLLNKPVPGGVAVVQLGNGAEAPTARYQGKPVLVVKEDGRDWIAIVGIPLGAKAGKQQIEVNDGRKLAFSVGPRTYREQRIKLANTRQVNPLPEDLKRIDRELAEQTAAYRRFSPGTPSNLLFDKPVNGPLSSPFGLRRFFNGEERNPHSGLDFAVGAGTPIKAPAAGKVILIGDYFFNGRTVFVDHGQGLISMFCHMSKVDVKPGQQLPRGGVVGRVGATGRATGPHMHWNVSLNDVRVDPAIFIGAYKP